From a region of the Argiope bruennichi chromosome 8, qqArgBrue1.1, whole genome shotgun sequence genome:
- the LOC129980787 gene encoding uncharacterized protein LOC129980787, which translates to MKLKALASIPISVSPHTSLNFSKGVITCGELFNVSVEEITSELKPQGVPHVRQIAIRRDGQLLPTKHYVLTFHSPKLPEFIYAGHDSQQCSATEKCVNCGGDHPSYSRNCSRWKLEKEVTIIKIKENITYPEARRRVQMQTPTPGISYASVVQKPFCTNCSCENCIKQTPKPKLPVKTSESDSDNSVQSISESPKPDLSAPKKTRKKKPQSSLTLKLAKRGMSHKDLSVKLQKSTSRNSVALGLARDGVAHKDLTSIFGGTPTIPDFKLHPSEDEDALSMSCEDQATPTAVHSHSPSKSLS; encoded by the exons ATGAAACTGAAAGCTCTAGCTTCTATACCCATTTCTGTTAGTCCGCACACATCCTTAAACTTCTCCAAAGGTGTAATAACTTGCGGAGAATTATTTAATGTCTCTGTGGAAGAAATTACTTCAGAATTGAAACCTCAAGGAGTGCCTCATGTTCGCCAGATTGCCATTCGGCGGGATGGTCAACTCCTTCCAACAAAGCATTATGTTCTCACTTTCCATAGCCCTAAGCTACCTGAATTTATATATGCCG ggcatgatagccagcagtgttcCGCAACAGAAAAGTGCGTAAACTGTGGTGGCGATCATCCCTCTTATTCTCGAAATTGCTCCCGCTGGAAACTGGAAAAAGAAGTcactattatcaaaataaaagaaaacataacataCCCAGAAGCTAGACGTAGAGTTCAAATGCAGACACCTACGCCAGGCATTAGCTATGCCTCCGTTGTTCAAAAACCATTTTGTACAAATTGTTCCTGTGAAAACTGCATAAAGCAAACTCCAAAACCAAAACTTCCTGTAAAAACATCAGAATCTGATTCGGATAATTCAGTTCAAAGTATTTCAGAATCTCCTAAACCGGATCTATCGGCACCTAAAAAAACTCGAAAGAAAAAACCTCAGTCCTCACTGACATTGAAACTTGCTAAACGTGGCATGTCACATAAAGATCTTTCTGTCAAGTTACAAAAATCTACTTCTCGGAATTCCGTCGCTTTGGGATTAGCAAGAGATGGTGTAGCCCATAAGGATTTAACGTCTATCTTTGGAGGCACACCAACTATCCCTGATTTTAAGCTCCATCCGTCTGAGGATGAAGATGCACTTTCTATGAGTTGCGAAGATCAGGCAACTCCTACAGCTGTTCACTCACACTCCCCATCTAAAtctctctcttaa